A DNA window from Gemmatimonadaceae bacterium contains the following coding sequences:
- a CDS encoding MqnA/MqnD/SBP family protein, translated as MPVRTIRVAHSPDSDDAFMFYALAAGKIDTGDLRYVHELQDIETLNQRALRAELEVTAVSIHAYAHIADRYALLPHGASMGDRYGPRLVARAPITRSGVRGLRIAIPGPLTSAYLALRLYEKEFEAVFTRFDEIEDAVVDGTVDAGLLIHEGQLTFGDRGLHLIVDLGEWWYGETGLPLPLGGNVVRKDLGPALTKRISHDLRASISYGLEHRTGALDHAMQFARGLDRSRADTFVGMYVNDWTLDYGDAGRRAVRELLSRGARAGVIDHDVAVEFVAE; from the coding sequence ATGCCTGTCCGAACCATTCGCGTTGCCCACAGCCCCGATTCCGACGACGCGTTCATGTTCTACGCGCTGGCCGCCGGTAAAATCGACACCGGCGACCTTCGCTATGTGCACGAGCTGCAGGACATCGAGACGCTCAACCAACGTGCGCTGCGCGCCGAGCTCGAGGTGACTGCCGTTTCGATTCACGCCTATGCACACATTGCCGACCGCTACGCGCTCCTTCCCCACGGCGCGTCCATGGGCGACCGCTACGGCCCACGCTTGGTGGCGCGCGCGCCGATCACGCGCTCGGGTGTGCGCGGTCTGCGCATCGCGATTCCCGGCCCGCTCACGAGCGCATACCTCGCGCTCCGACTCTACGAGAAAGAGTTCGAGGCCGTCTTCACACGATTCGATGAGATCGAGGACGCCGTCGTCGACGGCACGGTCGACGCCGGTCTGCTCATCCACGAAGGGCAGCTCACGTTCGGCGACCGCGGCCTGCACCTCATCGTGGACCTCGGCGAATGGTGGTACGGTGAGACCGGCCTGCCGCTCCCGTTAGGCGGCAACGTCGTGCGCAAGGATCTCGGTCCGGCGCTCACCAAGCGCATCTCGCACGATCTGCGCGCCAGCATCTCCTATGGTCTCGAGCACCGCACGGGCGCGCTCGATCACGCCATGCAGTTTGCACGCGGCCTCGACCGCTCGCGTGCCGACACCTTCGTCGGCATGTACGTGAACGACTGGACGCTCGACTACGGTGACGCGGGTCGCAGGGCGGTGCGCGAGCTGTTGTCGCGCGGCGCGCGCGCCGGAGTGATCGATCACGATGTCGCGGTGGAGTTCGTGGCCGAGTGA
- a CDS encoding HD domain-containing phosphohydrolase — translation MVAEVMRLASPYPPLDNGIEAAPNVGDAPDLAKRLLVVDDEDSIRNALTRFLSTRGFEVENASSGAAALRILGRERFTLMLCDVRMPGMTGLDVLHKALEDDPDLAVVMLTAVNDAVTATEALSGGAFDYLVKPVELDKLEGALDRALHKRTLVVEQRRVEQLIRDEVASRTKELEHEQAALRSLTVSVAETLINAMEAKSIYLRGHSQRVAELAASIADGLSLDADTIEAIRMAGHLHDVGKIGIREEILNKPGKLTAEEFAHVKDHVRIGMEILAPLQHLGVVLDYIHDHHEHVDGSGYPRGLSGDAISLGGRILCAADTFDALTSRRAYRDPMTPRATVEYLADSVGQLLDANVYDVLRRVVLRRKTLVFIDDTPA, via the coding sequence GTGGTGGCTGAAGTGATGCGTCTCGCGTCGCCGTATCCCCCGCTCGACAACGGCATCGAGGCCGCGCCGAACGTCGGCGATGCGCCCGATCTCGCGAAGCGTCTGCTCGTCGTCGACGACGAGGACTCGATTCGCAACGCGCTCACGCGCTTCCTGAGCACGCGCGGGTTCGAGGTCGAGAACGCGTCGTCGGGGGCCGCTGCGCTCCGCATCCTCGGACGCGAGCGGTTCACGCTCATGCTGTGCGACGTCCGCATGCCGGGCATGACGGGTCTCGACGTCCTGCACAAGGCGCTCGAGGATGATCCCGATCTGGCCGTCGTCATGCTCACGGCAGTGAACGACGCGGTTACTGCCACCGAAGCGCTCTCGGGCGGTGCCTTCGACTATCTCGTCAAGCCCGTGGAACTCGATAAGCTCGAGGGCGCGCTGGACCGCGCACTCCACAAGCGCACGCTCGTCGTCGAGCAGCGACGCGTCGAGCAGTTGATCCGTGACGAAGTCGCGAGCCGCACCAAGGAGCTCGAGCACGAGCAAGCTGCGCTGCGCTCGCTGACGGTGAGCGTCGCCGAAACGCTCATCAACGCGATGGAAGCCAAGAGCATCTACCTGCGCGGACACTCGCAGCGCGTGGCCGAGCTCGCGGCGTCGATCGCCGATGGCTTGTCGCTCGACGCCGACACGATCGAAGCCATCCGCATGGCCGGTCACCTGCACGACGTCGGCAAAATCGGCATTCGCGAGGAGATCCTGAACAAGCCTGGCAAGCTGACGGCCGAGGAGTTCGCGCACGTGAAGGACCATGTGCGAATCGGGATGGAAATTCTCGCTCCGCTCCAGCACCTCGGCGTCGTTCTAGACTATATCCACGATCATCACGAGCACGTGGATGGCAGCGGCTACCCGCGCGGTTTGTCGGGCGATGCGATTTCGCTTGGCGGTCGGATTTTGTGCGCCGCCGACACGTTCGATGCGCTCACCTCGCGCCGTGCGTACCGTGACCCCATGACACCGCGCGCCACCGTCGAGTATCTCGCCGATAGCGTCGGCCAGCTCCTCGATGCGAACGTGTACGACGTGCTGCGGCGCGTCGTCCTCCGCCGCAAGACGCTCGTCTTCATCGACGATACGCCCGCCTAA
- a CDS encoding TolC family protein codes for MVAACVHTPSVDGVAGAAPSPAQNWTPPAHMKRDTTSSHGNVEIPADIEQRLQTLTLADIVDLALRNNPATQISWANARAAAAAYGSKRGDYLPTIDGDVTGTTLKTVATQGRAAVQQKTLEPSVSISYLVFDFGGRSGGIEAAKQALFAADWTHNLTIQNTVLQVETAYFNYMAAKALVTAQESTLKDAQANLQAAQERHKVGLATVADELQARTAVSQAELDLETTQGQLATTRGTLALALGLPANTPYDLQPPSVPATVPVIADSVDTLIAMALRDRPDLAAAEADYEQAKANISVVRATRLPSLTLNGTGARTYSKALSNGADSYTLSLGLSIPIFAGFSRAYNQLAAEAERDAAGARLDQTRQQVVFDVFSSYQTLQTSTKRVSSADDLLASAQESEDVALGRYKQGVGSVLDLLTAQAALASARAQQVQARWTWETSLVQLAHDAGILDVHGGNPIHLTPDTTQSKPPQ; via the coding sequence GTGGTCGCCGCATGCGTGCATACGCCGTCCGTCGATGGCGTTGCAGGCGCTGCGCCATCGCCCGCGCAGAACTGGACGCCGCCCGCGCACATGAAACGCGACACGACCAGTTCGCACGGCAATGTCGAGATCCCGGCCGACATCGAGCAGCGTTTGCAAACGCTGACGCTCGCCGACATCGTCGATCTCGCACTGCGCAACAACCCGGCCACCCAGATTTCGTGGGCTAACGCGCGCGCCGCCGCGGCGGCGTACGGATCGAAACGCGGCGACTATCTGCCGACCATCGACGGCGACGTCACGGGCACCACGCTCAAGACGGTTGCCACGCAGGGTCGCGCTGCGGTCCAGCAGAAAACGCTCGAGCCAAGCGTCTCGATCTCATACCTCGTGTTCGATTTCGGCGGACGATCGGGCGGCATTGAAGCGGCCAAGCAAGCGCTCTTCGCGGCGGATTGGACGCATAACCTCACCATCCAGAACACGGTGCTCCAAGTCGAGACCGCGTACTTCAATTACATGGCTGCGAAGGCGTTGGTGACGGCGCAGGAAAGCACGCTCAAGGATGCGCAGGCGAATCTCCAGGCGGCGCAGGAGCGGCACAAGGTGGGACTCGCCACCGTTGCCGACGAGCTGCAGGCCAGGACGGCCGTGTCCCAGGCGGAGCTCGATCTGGAAACGACGCAGGGGCAGCTGGCCACGACCCGCGGCACGCTCGCGCTTGCGTTAGGCTTGCCGGCCAACACCCCGTACGATCTCCAGCCGCCTAGCGTACCGGCCACCGTGCCGGTCATCGCCGACAGCGTCGACACGCTCATCGCGATGGCCTTGCGCGACCGGCCCGACCTCGCGGCGGCCGAAGCGGACTACGAGCAGGCGAAAGCGAACATCAGCGTCGTCCGCGCGACCCGCCTGCCGTCGCTCACGCTCAACGGCACCGGCGCGCGAACGTACTCGAAGGCGCTCTCGAATGGCGCCGACAGCTACACGCTCTCGCTCGGCCTCAGCATTCCCATCTTTGCCGGCTTCAGCCGTGCGTACAACCAACTCGCTGCTGAAGCGGAGCGCGACGCGGCTGGCGCGCGGCTCGACCAGACGCGGCAGCAAGTCGTCTTCGACGTGTTCAGCTCGTACCAAACGCTGCAGACATCGACGAAGCGCGTCTCCTCCGCCGATGACCTGCTCGCCAGCGCCCAGGAGTCGGAAGACGTGGCGCTCGGCCGATACAAGCAAGGCGTCGGAAGCGTCCTGGACTTGCTCACCGCACAAGCGGCGCTCGCGAGCGCACGGGCGCAGCAAGTTCAGGCGCGTTGGACGTGGGAAACATCGTTGGTGCAGTTGGCGCACGACGCGGGTATCCTCGACGTGCATGGCGGCAACCCGATCCACCTCACGCCGGATACCACACAATCGAAGCCCCCACAATGA
- a CDS encoding efflux RND transporter periplasmic adaptor subunit: MIDIAVPRNAWQWVTKRRNLIAAAGAVLLLVACKDPKKPKSAAVPVAVAHVEKRDVPYEIDATGTIEPMQTVSVSAQVGGILTHIDFKEGDDVKQGQVLFQIDPRPFEAALQQVRAGLAKDSAQLTTALQDEQRFAQLVQKDYVTQQQYDQAKANALSSKATVNADEALVETAKLNLEYATIRSPIAGRAGAILLKEGNLVHAGGTPLVVINQIRPIMARFAVSAIHLPRIRKYQSDTLSVVAQPASGLGAPSRGTLSFLDNAVDTTTGTIMMKARFPNTDAVLWPGEFVNVALELYVEKGAVVVPTTAVVQGQSGTAVFTVNDSGVAEQRAVQVERTAGDMSIIEKGLTPGQTVVTDGQLRITDGTKVQIQGATNGDQPRP; the protein is encoded by the coding sequence ATGATCGATATTGCAGTCCCGCGGAACGCCTGGCAGTGGGTGACGAAGCGGCGAAATCTCATCGCCGCCGCAGGCGCCGTGCTGTTGCTGGTTGCGTGCAAGGACCCGAAGAAACCGAAGTCGGCAGCGGTGCCCGTGGCAGTCGCGCACGTCGAAAAACGCGATGTGCCTTATGAGATCGACGCCACCGGCACGATCGAGCCGATGCAGACCGTTTCCGTCTCGGCGCAAGTCGGCGGCATCCTCACGCACATCGACTTCAAGGAAGGCGATGACGTAAAGCAGGGGCAGGTACTTTTCCAGATCGATCCGCGACCGTTCGAAGCAGCGTTGCAGCAAGTCCGCGCCGGGCTCGCCAAGGACAGCGCCCAGCTCACGACCGCTCTGCAGGACGAACAGCGCTTCGCCCAACTGGTGCAGAAGGATTACGTCACGCAGCAGCAGTACGACCAGGCGAAAGCCAATGCGTTGTCGAGCAAAGCCACGGTCAACGCGGACGAGGCGCTCGTCGAGACCGCGAAGCTCAATCTCGAGTACGCCACGATTCGTTCGCCGATCGCCGGACGCGCCGGCGCCATCCTGCTCAAGGAAGGCAACCTCGTGCACGCGGGCGGCACCCCGCTCGTGGTGATCAATCAGATTCGCCCGATCATGGCGCGCTTTGCGGTGTCGGCCATACACCTTCCGCGCATCCGGAAGTACCAGAGCGATACGTTGAGTGTTGTCGCCCAACCGGCGAGCGGCCTAGGCGCACCCAGCCGGGGTACGCTGTCGTTCCTCGATAACGCGGTGGACACGACGACAGGAACGATCATGATGAAAGCCAGATTCCCCAATACGGATGCGGTGCTCTGGCCCGGCGAGTTCGTGAACGTGGCGCTCGAGCTCTACGTCGAGAAGGGCGCTGTCGTGGTTCCGACGACTGCGGTCGTGCAGGGCCAGTCCGGAACAGCGGTGTTCACGGTGAACGACAGCGGCGTCGCCGAACAACGGGCCGTACAGGTGGAACGCACGGCAGGGGACATGTCGATCATCGAGAAAGGGCTCACTCCGGGCCAGACGGTGGTGACGGATGGACAACTCCGCATTACCGATGGCACGAAGGTGCAGATCCAAGGCGCGACTAACGGCGATCAGCCGAGGCCCTGA
- a CDS encoding efflux RND transporter permease subunit — protein MNIAGIWIRRPVMTTLVMMGILIFGIVAYRQLAVSDLPTVDYPTINVSASLPGASPETMASAVATPLEKQFSTIAGIDVMTSSSSQGSTNIVLQFTLDRNIDAAAQDVQAAISKTLRQLPQNIIPPSYQKVDPSASAILYLALTSKTLELSQLDEYAETYLAQRLSTVSGVAQVQVYGSMKYAVRVQLDPQAMAIRKIGIDEVVNAIDNANVNLPTGVLWGANKAYTVQADGQLQDAKAFRPMIVAYRNGAPVRLQDIGNIVDGVQDSHQASWYNGARAIVLAIQRQPGTNTVQVATGVRQALKQMEEEFPPSVRVDVLHDHSESIAASVKDVKFTLFITLCLVVLVIFLFLRNVSATVIPSLALPMSLVGTFAVMYLLHYSLDNLSLMALTLSVGFVVDDAIVMLENIVRHIEMGEPVFQAALDGSREIGFTILSMTMSLVAVFIPILFMGGLIGRLFHEFAVTIGVAILVSGFVSLTLTPMLCSRFLKSHHGEEHGRFFNATERIYDRVLAAYERTLRTAMDHRRKVLVFAGLILLGTGLLAVVTPKGFLPSEDQSFLFGTTEAAEGTSFDAMVAHSEQVSKIIQADPNVSDYMVSVGTGGPNNTINDGRVLLHLKPLDQRKLSADQILQEEEQKFASLTGMRVYLQNPPAINIGGHSTKSQYQFTLQSADIQAMYSASNKLLARMENIPGLQDVTTDLQIKNPQVNVAIDRDRASSLGVTASQIENALYDAYGQAQVSTIYTSNNQYWVVMELEDQYQRDLSALNLLYVKSSSGDLVPLSAVAHLSPDIGPLTVNHSGQLPSVTLSFNLAPGVSLGDAVSRVQQAASEILPSSVSTAFSGTAQAFQQAQAGLLGLLVLAVVVIYIVLGILYESFVHPLTILSGLPFAGFGALLSLFIFHTDLSIYAFVGIIMLIGLVKKNAIMMIDFAIEAERGQGKSAHDAILEACSVRFRPIMMTTMAALMGTLPIALGTGAGAESRRPLGIAVCGGLAFSQLVTLYVTPVIYTYLDSLQRRLHAFEPQAEGAALPATGD, from the coding sequence ATGAATATCGCGGGAATATGGATTCGACGGCCCGTCATGACGACGCTCGTCATGATGGGCATTCTGATCTTCGGGATCGTGGCGTACCGCCAACTCGCCGTCAGCGACCTGCCGACGGTGGACTACCCGACGATCAACGTCAGCGCATCCCTCCCCGGCGCGAGCCCGGAAACGATGGCATCCGCGGTCGCAACGCCGCTCGAGAAACAGTTCTCGACCATCGCCGGCATCGACGTGATGACGTCGAGCAGCAGTCAGGGCTCGACGAACATCGTGTTGCAGTTCACGCTGGACCGGAACATCGACGCCGCCGCGCAGGATGTGCAGGCCGCAATCTCGAAGACGCTGCGTCAGCTGCCGCAGAACATCATCCCGCCCTCGTACCAGAAGGTCGACCCATCGGCGTCAGCCATTCTGTATTTGGCGCTCACCTCGAAGACGCTGGAGCTCTCGCAGCTCGACGAATACGCCGAGACGTATCTCGCCCAACGATTGTCCACGGTGTCGGGCGTGGCGCAGGTGCAAGTGTACGGCTCGATGAAATACGCGGTGCGCGTGCAGCTGGATCCACAGGCGATGGCCATCCGCAAGATCGGCATCGACGAAGTGGTCAACGCGATCGATAACGCGAATGTGAATCTGCCGACGGGCGTGCTGTGGGGCGCGAACAAAGCGTACACCGTGCAGGCGGACGGACAGCTGCAGGACGCGAAAGCATTCCGGCCGATGATCGTCGCCTACCGCAACGGCGCGCCCGTGCGACTGCAGGACATCGGCAACATCGTGGACGGCGTGCAGGACTCCCATCAGGCGAGTTGGTACAACGGCGCGCGGGCCATCGTGCTCGCCATTCAACGCCAGCCGGGCACCAACACAGTGCAGGTGGCGACCGGCGTCAGGCAGGCGCTCAAGCAGATGGAGGAAGAGTTCCCGCCCTCTGTCCGCGTCGACGTGCTGCACGACCACTCCGAGTCCATCGCGGCGTCCGTGAAAGATGTGAAGTTCACGCTCTTCATCACGCTGTGCCTGGTCGTGCTCGTGATCTTCCTGTTCCTCAGGAACGTCTCGGCAACCGTGATTCCGAGCCTTGCGCTGCCGATGTCATTAGTCGGCACGTTCGCCGTGATGTATCTGCTGCACTACAGTCTCGACAACCTGTCCCTGATGGCGCTCACGCTTTCAGTCGGCTTCGTCGTCGATGACGCCATCGTCATGCTCGAGAACATCGTTAGGCACATCGAGATGGGCGAACCGGTGTTCCAGGCCGCTCTCGATGGGTCGCGTGAGATCGGCTTCACCATCTTGTCGATGACGATGTCGCTCGTGGCGGTATTCATCCCGATTCTGTTCATGGGCGGTCTCATCGGCCGCCTGTTCCACGAATTCGCGGTAACGATCGGCGTCGCCATCCTGGTGTCGGGCTTCGTCTCGCTCACCCTCACGCCGATGCTGTGCAGCCGGTTCCTCAAGTCGCATCACGGCGAGGAACACGGCCGGTTCTTCAATGCCACCGAGCGGATCTACGATCGGGTGCTCGCGGCGTACGAGCGCACCCTGCGCACCGCGATGGATCACCGCCGCAAGGTGCTCGTGTTTGCAGGCCTGATTTTGCTCGGCACGGGATTGCTCGCAGTCGTAACGCCCAAAGGATTCCTGCCCAGCGAGGACCAGAGCTTCCTGTTCGGAACGACTGAGGCGGCGGAAGGCACCTCGTTCGACGCCATGGTCGCGCATTCGGAGCAGGTCTCGAAGATCATCCAAGCAGATCCGAACGTCTCCGACTACATGGTCTCGGTAGGCACCGGCGGGCCGAACAACACGATCAACGACGGTCGGGTTCTGCTTCACCTCAAGCCCCTCGACCAGCGAAAGCTGTCGGCAGATCAGATCCTGCAGGAGGAGGAGCAGAAATTCGCATCGCTCACCGGCATGCGGGTCTATCTGCAGAATCCTCCGGCGATCAACATCGGCGGACACTCCACCAAGAGCCAGTACCAGTTCACGCTCCAGAGCGCCGACATTCAAGCGATGTACTCGGCGTCCAACAAATTGCTGGCGCGCATGGAGAACATTCCCGGTCTGCAGGATGTCACCACCGACTTGCAGATCAAGAATCCGCAGGTGAACGTCGCGATCGATCGTGACCGTGCGTCGTCGTTGGGCGTGACCGCATCGCAGATCGAGAATGCCCTGTACGACGCGTACGGTCAGGCACAAGTGTCGACGATCTACACGTCGAACAACCAGTACTGGGTGGTGATGGAGCTCGAGGACCAGTACCAACGCGACCTGTCGGCATTGAACCTCCTGTACGTGAAGTCGAGCTCCGGAGATCTCGTGCCGCTGTCGGCGGTAGCGCACCTGTCGCCCGACATCGGTCCTCTCACGGTGAATCACTCGGGACAACTGCCGTCGGTGACGTTGTCGTTCAACCTCGCGCCGGGCGTGTCCTTGGGCGACGCAGTTTCACGCGTGCAGCAGGCAGCCAGCGAGATCCTTCCATCGAGCGTCTCGACAGCATTCTCGGGAACAGCGCAGGCTTTCCAGCAGGCGCAGGCCGGATTGTTGGGCCTACTCGTCCTCGCGGTCGTCGTCATCTACATCGTGCTGGGCATCCTGTACGAGAGCTTCGTCCATCCGCTCACAATCTTGTCCGGGTTGCCGTTCGCCGGATTCGGCGCGCTGCTGTCGTTGTTCATCTTTCACACCGATCTGAGCATCTACGCGTTCGTCGGCATCATCATGTTGATCGGATTGGTCAAAAAGAACGCGATCATGATGATCGACTTCGCCATCGAAGCCGAGCGCGGCCAGGGCAAGTCGGCGCACGATGCCATCCTCGAGGCCTGCTCCGTTCGCTTCCGTCCAATCATGATGACCACGATGGCGGCGTTGATGGGCACGCTGCCCATCGCGCTGGGCACGGGCGCCGGCGCCGAGTCGCGCCGTCCGCTCGGCATCGCGGTGTGCGGCGGCCTCGCGTTCTCGCAGCTCGTGACGTTGTACGTAACGCCCGTGATCTACACATATCTCGATTCGTTGCAGCGGCGCTTGCACGCGTTCGAGCCCCAGGCCGAGGGCGCCGCGCTGCCCGCAACCGGAGATTGA
- a CDS encoding MerR family transcriptional regulator, protein MRPTNAAARAEPSARAVRYYVASGLLDRPEGTGTSATYGYRHLLQLLFVKIRQREGQPLEKIRDEMRELTGDALERRVAASLAPALTMGTDTVVAQETATEGVWHRITVANGIELHVRDDSPASRDDAVLAMRDAVRATLGRDDIR, encoded by the coding sequence ATGCGACCCACCAACGCCGCGGCTCGCGCCGAGCCGAGTGCGCGCGCCGTGCGCTACTACGTAGCAAGTGGTCTGCTCGACCGGCCCGAAGGAACGGGCACATCCGCAACGTACGGATATCGCCACCTGCTGCAGCTGCTGTTCGTGAAAATCCGCCAGCGGGAAGGCCAGCCGCTCGAGAAAATTCGCGACGAGATGCGCGAGCTCACGGGCGATGCGCTCGAGCGGCGCGTTGCGGCATCGCTCGCACCAGCGCTCACTATGGGTACGGATACCGTCGTCGCCCAGGAGACGGCCACGGAAGGCGTGTGGCATCGCATCACGGTCGCCAACGGCATCGAGCTGCACGTGCGCGATGACTCGCCCGCGTCGCGCGACGATGCGGTGCTCGCGATGCGCGACGCCGTGCGCGCGACCCTCGGCCGCGACGACATCCGCTGA